A genomic window from Plasmodium malariae genome assembly, chromosome: 10 includes:
- the PmUG01_10046800 gene encoding uncharacterized protein, whose product MNIISSIFFFLLLNLCLNEINITRGENVNQGKPNLRHGMSMSTEPLNEKDTDEAKENEELQNLDNTNNSDNSGNPEVDNVFPTLEENLENTENSKTENEFTESHNIISSTMESANVKKVNDVGSKSESVLPEDKLNSEQIDVDSVHEYNDLNQSIEEEKHKTVTNDKHEDEKVSESDTTKTSDILGIRSEKIEFNESIFPDPLKEISYQKNSEVSHSNIILGGPRNLPNTNPNVLIPVGILESEHKIYEEEDAEKEEKEDDADSEEKEELEKAVHNHEEIDDTYDVDNEDNDEDDDEDDEDDEKDNDGNEQHEQRNRDQQAETKENEKEGDQTSHETEEEIKNENTVPSDKNVHKSHSEEYKSDNAVKKLTESLVNTMNELIDDDSEVSDTIKSFTGDITNYIMKN is encoded by the coding sequence atgaatataatttcgagtattttttttttccttcttttaaACTTAtgtttaaatgaaattaatattaCGAGAGGTGAAAATGTAAATCAGGGAAAGCCTAATTTAAGACATGGCATGTCAATGAGTACTGAACcgttaaatgaaaaagacaCAGATGAGGCAAAGGAGAATGAagaattacaaaatttagataatactaataatagTGATAACTCTGGTAACCCTGAAGTAGATAATGTGTTCCCTACGTTAGAGGAAAATTTAGAGAATACAGAAAACTCCAAAACTGAAAATGAATTTACTGAAtcacataatattatatcaaGCACAATGGAATCTGCTaatgttaaaaaagtaaatgatGTAGGTTCTAAATCTGAATCAGTACTTCCAGAAGATAAACTAAACTCAGAACAAATAGATGTAGATAGTGTTCATGAATATAATGATTTGAATCAAAGTATTGAGGAAGAAAAACACAAAACAGTAACTAATGACAAACATGAAGATGAAAAAGTTTCAGAATCAGATACAACAAAAACATCAGATATCTTAGGAATAAGAAGCGAGAAAATAGAGTTTAACGAATCAATTTTTCCAGATCCATTAAAAGAGATATCATATCAAAAGAACTCAGAAGTTTCTCattcaaatattattttaggAGGACCAAGAAACTTGCCAAACACAAATCCAAACGTACTAATACCGGTGGGAATACTTGAAAGtgaacataaaatatatgaagaagaggatgcagaaaaagaagaaaaggagGATGATGCAGATTCAGAGGAAAAGGAAGAATTGGAGAAAGCTGTGCACAATCATGAAGAAATCGATGATACATATGATGTAGATAATGAAGATAACGATGAAGATGATGATGAAGATGACGAAGATGATGAAAAAGACAATGATGGTAATGAACAACATGAGCAACGAAATAGAGATCAACAAGCTGAAACgaaggaaaatgaaaaagaaggaGATCAAACATCCCATGAGACAGAAGAAGAgatcaaaaatgaaaatactGTACCAAGtgataaaaatgtacataaatcACATAGTGAAGAATATAAATCTGATAATgctgttaaaaaattaaccgAATCATTGGTAAACACAATGAATGAATTAATTGATGATGATAGTGAGGTTTCAGACACGATAAAGAGTTTTACAGGGGATATTACCAactatataatgaaaaattaa